TCAGCCGTCGGCCGAGCAACACCACGCTGCAAAAGGCGGTGGATCGCGCCCGCGGGCGGGTAGAAGGCGGGGCCGTTGCTCTGACGGATAGGGTCGAGCCTTGGCCGATCTCTTGGGTGCCCGCAGAAACGGGTACGCGTACTGAACGGTCCGTGCGTGCTACGCGCGATCTGGTCGCGTCCCGTGCCATCGGATCGCCGGGAGCAGGCGCGGAATGGATGGAGGCTCGCATCCGCGCCGATGTCGCCGAACGCGCTCTCGAACACGAGGTGGCGCGCAACCGGCAGCTGCAGGCTGCCGTGGTGGATCTGGAGCGCAGGCTGGGCGAGGCCTTGGTGTCCGCGCCGATTGCAGCGCCCGGTTTGACCGGAGAAACGCTGCAGCGCTTGCAGCAAACCTTCGAGACGGTCTCCCGCCTGGAAGGGGCCGCCGATGCGTTGGCGGGCACCGAGCGCTTTCTGCGGCTGCAGAACGATGCCGTCCGCCAGCAGACGCAGAACGAGGCCGAGCAGTTGCGTCAGCGCATTCGCGCGCTGGAGGCAGAAGCGGTGCAGCTGCGTACCCAGTTGGAGGCCTATCGGCGAGCGCCGGAGCGGAGTGCACCGGTGTCGCGCGGGTGGGTGAAGCCGTCGCCGTAGCGACATGATTCTGGCGTTTTCCGGCCTGCCGGTGGCCGGCTTGCCGTGATGGGGCTCGCAGAATTGGGTACGCTTTTCGACTTTCGGCGCTGAAAGTCGGTGTGCCGGACTTGCAAAAAGCGTGTAGGAACGACGTGTCCGAAAGGCTGTCCTGCCCTGTCGATGGCGCGCTGGCCTCTTCTCGCAATGGGTGGGCCCACAGGCACATGACTTGCTCATGACAAAAACGTCTTGCCGATGGAGTCGTCATGAACGAGAAGATCACCAAGGCCGTGTTTCCCGTGGCGGGACTCGGCACGCGTTTTTTGCCCGCCACGAAAGCCAGCCCGAAGGAAATGCTGCCCATCGTGGACAAGCCGCTGATCCAGTACGCAGTCGAGGAAGCCGCCGCGGCAGGCATAACTGAGATGATCTTCATCACCGGTCGCGCCAAACGCGCGATCGAAGACCATTTCGACAAGGCCTACGAACTGGAATCGGAACTGGCCGCGAAGAACAAGCACGCGCTGCTCGAGATGGTCCAGTCCATCAAGCCGGCTGGTGTCGAATGCTTCTATGTGCGCCAACCGGAGACGCTGGGCTTGGGTCACGCTGTGCTGTGCGCGCAGAAACTGGTACGCGACGAACCCTTCGCCGTGATCCTGGCAGACGATCTGCTGGACCATGAGCCACCGGTCATGCGGCAGATGACGGAACTCTACGATCATTACCGCTGCTCGATCGTCGGCGTGGAGACCATCGCGCCACAGGCGTCGCGTTCGTACGGCG
The nucleotide sequence above comes from Ralstonia solanacearum K60. Encoded proteins:
- a CDS encoding DNA-binding protein; translated protein: MARPSQQFSDEQLRQITEAIRQLDVAFPHDNGVFLDEVIDAVLQITRRVYGARRYGNWLVDAGISRRPSNTTLQKAVDRARGRVEGGAVALTDRVEPWPISWVPAETGTRTERSVRATRDLVASRAIGSPGAGAEWMEARIRADVAERALEHEVARNRQLQAAVVDLERRLGEALVSAPIAAPGLTGETLQRLQQTFETVSRLEGAADALAGTERFLRLQNDAVRQQTQNEAEQLRQRIRALEAEAVQLRTQLEAYRRAPERSAPVSRGWVKPSP
- a CDS encoding UTP--glucose-1-phosphate uridylyltransferase — protein: MNEKITKAVFPVAGLGTRFLPATKASPKEMLPIVDKPLIQYAVEEAAAAGITEMIFITGRAKRAIEDHFDKAYELESELAAKNKHALLEMVQSIKPAGVECFYVRQPETLGLGHAVLCAQKLVRDEPFAVILADDLLDHEPPVMRQMTELYDHYRCSIVGVETIAPQASRSYG